The following proteins are co-located in the Seriola aureovittata isolate HTS-2021-v1 ecotype China chromosome 7, ASM2101889v1, whole genome shotgun sequence genome:
- the seh1l gene encoding nucleoporin SEH1 isoform X3 — MFVARSIAADHKDLIHDVSYDFHGRRMATCSSDQSVKVWDKSENGEWHCTASWKTHSGSVWRVTWAHPEFGQVLASCSFDRTAAVWEEIVGESNDKQRGLSHWIKRTTLVDSRTSVTDVKFAPKHMGLMLTTCSADGVVRIYEAPDVMNLSQWSLQHEISCKLSCSCISWNPSSSRAHPPMFAVGSDDNNVTYGGKVQIYEYNENTRKYAKAETLMTVTDAVHDIAFAPNLGRSFHVLAIATKDVRIFKLVPMRKESASTGPTKFEVQIMAQFDNHNSQVWRVSWNITSTLLASSGDDGCVRLWKANYMDNWKCTGILKGDGSPLTSSSGQPTAMSTVVGSSVQTSQNALNGMSAGR, encoded by the exons ATGTTTGTAGCGCGGAGTATCGCAGCAGATCATAAAGATCTAATACACGATGTGTCGTATGATTTCCACGGCCGGCGAATGGCAACTTGCTCCAGTGACCAAAGCGTCAAG GTTTGGGACAAAAGTGAAAATGGAGAGTGGCACTGCACGGCCAGCTGGAAG aCACACAGCGGGTCAGTGTGGAGAGTGACCTGGGCTCATCCAGAGTTTGGGCAGGTTCTAGCTTCCTGCTCCTTCGACAGGACAGCTGCTGTCTGGGAAGAGATTGTAGGGGAGTCAAATGACAAACAGAGAGGACTGAGCCACTGG ATAAAAAGAACCACATTAGTAGACAGTAGAACTTCAGTGACTGATGTGAAGTTTGCCCCTAAACACATGGGCCTGATGTTGACCACCTGCTCTGCGGACGGAGTGGTGAGGATTTACGAGGCTCCTGATGTTATGAACCTGAGTCAGTGGTCCCTGCAGCACGAGATCTCCTGCAagctcagctgcagctgcatctcGTGGAATCCCTCCAG CTCTCGTGCCCACCCGCCGATGTTTGCAGTGGGGAGTGACGACAACAATGTAACATATGGTGGCAAAGTTCAGATCTATGAGTACAATGAAAATACAAG gaaatatgCTAAAGCAGAGACGCTGATGACCGTCACTGATGCGGTCCATGACATTGCATTTGCTCCAAACCTGGGGAGATCTTTCCACGTCCTTGCCATTGCAACAAAAGACGTCCGAATCTTTAAGCTTGTTCCAATGAG GAAGGAGAGCGCCTCTACAGGACCCACCAAGTTTGAGGTGCAGATCATGGCTCAGTTTGACAACCATAACTCCCAGGTGTGGCGTGTGAGCTGGAACATCACCAGCACCCTGCTGGCCTCCTCCGGGGATGACGGCTGTGTGCGCCTATGGAAAG ccaaCTACATGGACAACTGGAAGTGCACCGGCATCTTGAAGGGAGACGGCAGCCCACTCACCAGCTCATCCGGTCAGCCCACAGCCATGAGCACCGTGGTGGGCTCCTCTGTTCAGACCTCCCAGAATGCACTGAATGGGATGTCTGCAGGAAGGTAG
- the seh1l gene encoding nucleoporin SEH1 isoform X1: MFVARSIAADHKDLIHDVSYDFHGRRMATCSSDQSVKVWDKSENGEWHCTASWKTHSGSVWRVTWAHPEFGQVLASCSFDRTAAVWEEIVGESNDKQRGLSHWIKRTTLVDSRTSVTDVKFAPKHMGLMLTTCSADGVVRIYEAPDVMNLSQWSLQHEISCKLSCSCISWNPSSSRAHPPMFAVGSDDNNVTYGGKVQIYEYNENTRKYAKAETLMTVTDAVHDIAFAPNLGRSFHVLAIATKDVRIFKLVPMRKESASTGPTKFEVQIMAQFDNHNSQVWRVSWNITSTLLASSGDDGCVRLWKANYMDNWKCTGILKGDGSPLTSSSGQPTAMSTVVGSSVQTSQNALNGMSAGRYFFPPLDPPRAGTRYGHLLPPSSLIEHCDAEPIQPQQQALPHRHSSRALLPLPEAEGQ; the protein is encoded by the exons ATGTTTGTAGCGCGGAGTATCGCAGCAGATCATAAAGATCTAATACACGATGTGTCGTATGATTTCCACGGCCGGCGAATGGCAACTTGCTCCAGTGACCAAAGCGTCAAG GTTTGGGACAAAAGTGAAAATGGAGAGTGGCACTGCACGGCCAGCTGGAAG aCACACAGCGGGTCAGTGTGGAGAGTGACCTGGGCTCATCCAGAGTTTGGGCAGGTTCTAGCTTCCTGCTCCTTCGACAGGACAGCTGCTGTCTGGGAAGAGATTGTAGGGGAGTCAAATGACAAACAGAGAGGACTGAGCCACTGG ATAAAAAGAACCACATTAGTAGACAGTAGAACTTCAGTGACTGATGTGAAGTTTGCCCCTAAACACATGGGCCTGATGTTGACCACCTGCTCTGCGGACGGAGTGGTGAGGATTTACGAGGCTCCTGATGTTATGAACCTGAGTCAGTGGTCCCTGCAGCACGAGATCTCCTGCAagctcagctgcagctgcatctcGTGGAATCCCTCCAG CTCTCGTGCCCACCCGCCGATGTTTGCAGTGGGGAGTGACGACAACAATGTAACATATGGTGGCAAAGTTCAGATCTATGAGTACAATGAAAATACAAG gaaatatgCTAAAGCAGAGACGCTGATGACCGTCACTGATGCGGTCCATGACATTGCATTTGCTCCAAACCTGGGGAGATCTTTCCACGTCCTTGCCATTGCAACAAAAGACGTCCGAATCTTTAAGCTTGTTCCAATGAG GAAGGAGAGCGCCTCTACAGGACCCACCAAGTTTGAGGTGCAGATCATGGCTCAGTTTGACAACCATAACTCCCAGGTGTGGCGTGTGAGCTGGAACATCACCAGCACCCTGCTGGCCTCCTCCGGGGATGACGGCTGTGTGCGCCTATGGAAAG ccaaCTACATGGACAACTGGAAGTGCACCGGCATCTTGAAGGGAGACGGCAGCCCACTCACCAGCTCATCCGGTCAGCCCACAGCCATGAGCACCGTGGTGGGCTCCTCTGTTCAGACCTCCCAGAATGCACTGAATGGGATGTCTGCAGGAAG gtatttctttccacctctggatcCTCCCAGAGCGGGGACCAGGTATGGTCACCTgctgcctccctcctccctcataGAGCACTGTGATGCTGAGCCCATTCAGCCTCAACAACAGGCTCTTCCCCACAGACACTCCTCTAGAGCACTGCTGCCCTTACCAGAGGCTGAAGGACAGTAA
- the seh1l gene encoding nucleoporin SEH1 isoform X2 gives MFVARSIAADHKDLIHDVSYDFHGRRMATCSSDQSVKVWDKSENGEWHCTASWKTHSGSVWRVTWAHPEFGQVLASCSFDRTAAVWEEIVGESNDKQRGLSHWIKRTTLVDSRTSVTDVKFAPKHMGLMLTTCSADGVVRIYEAPDVMNLSQWSLQHEISCKLSCSCISWNPSSSRAHPPMFAVGSDDNNVTYGGKVQIYEYNENTRKYAKAETLMTVTDAVHDIAFAPNLGRSFHVLAIATKDVRIFKLVPMRKESASTGPTKFEVQIMAQFDNHNSQVWRVSWNITSTLLASSGDDGCVRLWKANYMDNWKCTGILKGDGSPLTSSSGQPTAMSTVVGSSVQTSQNALNGMSAGRIGKRAPFAPPLRQLTSPKIYQHPAHY, from the exons ATGTTTGTAGCGCGGAGTATCGCAGCAGATCATAAAGATCTAATACACGATGTGTCGTATGATTTCCACGGCCGGCGAATGGCAACTTGCTCCAGTGACCAAAGCGTCAAG GTTTGGGACAAAAGTGAAAATGGAGAGTGGCACTGCACGGCCAGCTGGAAG aCACACAGCGGGTCAGTGTGGAGAGTGACCTGGGCTCATCCAGAGTTTGGGCAGGTTCTAGCTTCCTGCTCCTTCGACAGGACAGCTGCTGTCTGGGAAGAGATTGTAGGGGAGTCAAATGACAAACAGAGAGGACTGAGCCACTGG ATAAAAAGAACCACATTAGTAGACAGTAGAACTTCAGTGACTGATGTGAAGTTTGCCCCTAAACACATGGGCCTGATGTTGACCACCTGCTCTGCGGACGGAGTGGTGAGGATTTACGAGGCTCCTGATGTTATGAACCTGAGTCAGTGGTCCCTGCAGCACGAGATCTCCTGCAagctcagctgcagctgcatctcGTGGAATCCCTCCAG CTCTCGTGCCCACCCGCCGATGTTTGCAGTGGGGAGTGACGACAACAATGTAACATATGGTGGCAAAGTTCAGATCTATGAGTACAATGAAAATACAAG gaaatatgCTAAAGCAGAGACGCTGATGACCGTCACTGATGCGGTCCATGACATTGCATTTGCTCCAAACCTGGGGAGATCTTTCCACGTCCTTGCCATTGCAACAAAAGACGTCCGAATCTTTAAGCTTGTTCCAATGAG GAAGGAGAGCGCCTCTACAGGACCCACCAAGTTTGAGGTGCAGATCATGGCTCAGTTTGACAACCATAACTCCCAGGTGTGGCGTGTGAGCTGGAACATCACCAGCACCCTGCTGGCCTCCTCCGGGGATGACGGCTGTGTGCGCCTATGGAAAG ccaaCTACATGGACAACTGGAAGTGCACCGGCATCTTGAAGGGAGACGGCAGCCCACTCACCAGCTCATCCGGTCAGCCCACAGCCATGAGCACCGTGGTGGGCTCCTCTGTTCAGACCTCCCAGAATGCACTGAATGGGATGTCTGCAGGAAG GATTGGCAAGAGAGCTCCATTTGCCCCTCCCCTGCGGCAGCTGACCTCTCCAAAGATATACCAGCATCCTGCACATTACTAA